A single window of Nitrospirota bacterium DNA harbors:
- a CDS encoding DUF1566 domain-containing protein, whose translation MKKILSGCIWESFVLVLSFLAAIALSAVTDAADFRHVLISTGSINNGFLNTKQILRTSSGKIYYVIGNSGHTAASNGLVEVHTSSTGENWIQVGSHNEYSSGFAAGVAIDSQDVVHMITFNWNKQPYYKKFHTGDSPRGDHTWEGFELLEGQKTGNRSRCAIAVDANDVPHIVYQLYESYKGKTYSTLYYANRVGGVWNKITLCPKEARALKCDILDIAIGPDNIPYILSDSGLTRGNTNKPSYFLPDKYFGPYEKPSSFVIHQNGDVRIAVISDEKHHIDYLHDHTQAWTSGWTRYDSGISSTHPLLVLSDDVQYTVDSAKDGSVTVRRAFDQPIPVAIPDTETGPFHSITTKWSFYNNHSPGGIIDIGLQSYQPSGGTTGNFYWYTSYLLRIKSAFSASPTEGLKPLTVTFRDDSFTANGGAIASWSWDFNSDGIIDSTLQNPVFTYANSGKYTVRLTVTDLLGNSDTTIKKDYIEVATDSDEDGILDSKDNCPSAYNASQVDLDNDGIGDICDSRIDLISQAIISTGLKTATSAEINSADITAIVKDGLLDQTKRIQKGKKGHDVVSFRANINAAEVESFLLSLYVNSLYGGVPQTVRIYAYNADGVTVQTSQTLTVTLYTGWNDIDATPLLHLMDGFGFVKFRIVAPQNWVDVSEAWITAESAVGLDEWEISVNLPHMDFGSIDTGGYAWAALTVSNTGKGDLKIGTISIQGEHFRIISDECSGRTISDATSCNIIVDFLPQKEGMFDAALTIPSNDRDAPRLSVRLTGTALPPVAIAGTVTDALSGLPLSGVSVSVSVPRSISPSPGDYKYSGGSFSPEHLPSDNKDLPILLNPYTRDYSNVVASDDEMKGTIAGSCSCGSYDSCYTMNLFKVRNPLNIFDHIKASWNGVAGSTADESFGQSFTPGRNGLLTKVSLLLSRWPNANPLGYLSVNVKSSVANEAEHVLATSEPVPASTVMPLVDSSAYSWIDFNFPDPAALTSGKTYYLEIFKPYNDSNLVVGSSGFDHYTGGKGYVRYAGRWLENSPYPYAPDHFDLAFRTYIDNRIDQTQERYADNYLYTNTNGVRGESVYMDVFNTKSGLWERLDSNNGGYYDFYLTAHVQENPHEYYDENGFVSFRIYSRAESVCYLYLTTDVFKLNFLDFQHAVSDSRGAFNLPTIISGNYTAVFDMPGYETKTLTGTLMSGQKLTLDVQLTPLVRTALTGNVTDYSTGLPLSEVLVTVTDSLSSHSTTTDLNGNFIDMNISPGIFTVTFEKSGFLRQEVSGTLTFGETQMLNISLPPLPPLVVTIASPPHGAIVDSSWLTVSGTVSSNANVSVNGIPVPVSNNAFSAIIPLKEGANAITATAADIYGQTAAHSITVTLSGLLDEEELFANPAALDFGSVTVGAARTLTLALSNIGTANLSINQITASPPFMVTDYNACSWQILAPSTSCSVRIKFVPTVEGYFSGTLQIHSGDADRPIVTIRLTGTADLYLSGYLLPDTGQTDCFDSSGNITECSPALGQDGGYTINPLSYAEDSPVSVTDRNTGLTWQREDDGIPRSWTAAANYCENLLLDSYDDWRLPTYFELLTIVDYGRNNPSIDLLAFPGTKPSCYWSSATDLDRAKAISFDYGTSAILAQSSVNSVRCVRGAALPDGFFSDNFNDTLTDWDTGFMWTDGYFSARTWNQALYWCNVLEVGGYTDWRLPDIKELLSKNYTDCYLGDCAAWSSTTFLQPDAAGEYTQALVYNNIDIVPLDKSNAHIFRCVRGGWGTFKGMVNGTVTDSITGLPVSSAEVSLTDALDITLTARTDADGNYSIADVSPGEFTAMFSKTGYASQRISNTIASGQVVVMNASLVKQFATTTVGDYGNITVIEMTGDYRAKNPDGSVNALPRQEIAKEFLRTHQDSYDFLILFSNFDFSMPDADAKAFYLEVKNDVQGIGKQIFDNSKLFGSNSRLQGMIDMGNIATIAANPADPKFDETLSLLAHEQLHRWGAKVKFKDSGGENSTALLGKEGSHWSFLLDSDGSVMYGNDWRDNGDGSFSSVAAATYYSPLDLYLMGMLDKSDVPPMLLIGNPGIDPARMPEVGAVISGTSRYITIDDIIAAERERIPDASVSQKSFRTAFILITRPGTFTGNELAGIENIRNAWAGRFATLTNGKGSIEEVAPSISISIASPSEGEMISRPEVTVRGTIINNTGKETGVTVNGMVATVYGNRFIANHVPLTEGSNTITITAIDTAGNTATTSIIVNAVTAGNYITMTSNIESGIAPLEVALRIDGSFSIDESSLSITGPVQPEIISSSPEEYTVKMINEGIYSLTVTAIGPDGLSYQDTIGIIVLNRTQMDRLLKEKWEGMRGALATGNINEAVVNFDTDSHLIYKDQFTALSPILSDIVNELNTAQVNMISTENRIAEYEIVVSREGTSFSIQLKFIKSNDGLWKIWNF comes from the coding sequence ATGAAAAAAATTCTATCGGGATGCATATGGGAATCTTTCGTCCTTGTTTTGAGCTTTCTTGCCGCAATCGCATTGTCCGCTGTAACAGATGCTGCGGACTTCAGACATGTCTTGATCAGTACCGGCTCCATCAATAATGGTTTTCTCAACACCAAGCAGATTCTCAGGACTTCTTCCGGAAAGATTTATTACGTTATCGGAAACAGCGGCCACACCGCGGCGTCGAACGGATTGGTTGAAGTTCATACCTCATCTACAGGGGAGAATTGGATTCAGGTCGGTTCGCATAACGAATACTCCTCTGGTTTTGCTGCCGGCGTGGCCATTGACAGCCAAGACGTAGTACATATGATCACGTTTAACTGGAACAAGCAGCCATATTACAAGAAATTCCATACCGGTGACAGTCCGAGGGGAGATCATACCTGGGAAGGATTCGAACTGCTCGAAGGCCAGAAGACCGGCAACCGCAGCAGATGTGCTATCGCAGTTGACGCAAATGATGTCCCCCACATCGTATATCAGCTCTATGAAAGCTATAAAGGGAAAACGTATTCCACTCTTTATTATGCCAACAGAGTTGGCGGCGTCTGGAACAAGATCACCCTTTGCCCTAAGGAAGCCAGGGCACTAAAGTGTGACATCCTGGATATTGCCATTGGGCCTGATAATATTCCCTATATCCTCAGTGACAGCGGCCTGACAAGAGGAAACACAAATAAACCCTCCTACTTTCTGCCCGACAAATATTTTGGTCCATACGAAAAACCGAGTTCCTTTGTAATTCATCAAAATGGGGACGTAAGAATCGCGGTCATCTCTGATGAGAAGCATCACATCGATTATCTCCACGATCATACTCAGGCCTGGACCTCGGGCTGGACGAGGTATGATTCGGGTATTTCCAGCACTCACCCCTTACTGGTGCTTTCGGATGATGTACAGTATACGGTCGATTCTGCCAAAGACGGCAGTGTTACTGTTCGGAGAGCTTTTGATCAGCCCATTCCGGTTGCGATACCGGACACAGAAACCGGTCCTTTTCATTCCATTACCACAAAATGGAGCTTCTATAACAATCATTCGCCGGGAGGCATTATTGACATCGGATTGCAGTCATATCAGCCTTCAGGAGGTACCACAGGGAATTTTTACTGGTATACATCGTACCTCCTCAGGATAAAGAGTGCGTTTTCTGCATCTCCAACCGAAGGATTGAAACCTCTCACAGTCACTTTTCGTGACGATTCCTTCACCGCAAACGGAGGAGCTATTGCTTCATGGTCATGGGATTTCAACAGCGACGGGATTATCGATTCAACCCTGCAGAACCCGGTTTTCACGTATGCGAATTCCGGCAAGTATACGGTCCGTCTTACGGTAACAGATTTGCTCGGCAACTCCGATACAACAATTAAAAAAGATTATATAGAGGTAGCAACGGATAGCGATGAAGATGGGATCCTTGATTCAAAAGACAATTGTCCCTCTGCATATAATGCAAGCCAGGTTGATCTTGATAACGATGGGATAGGCGATATTTGTGACAGTCGTATCGACCTCATCAGCCAGGCAATCATCAGCACCGGTCTTAAGACTGCAACAAGCGCAGAGATAAACAGTGCAGATATTACGGCTATCGTAAAAGATGGTCTTCTTGATCAGACAAAGAGGATTCAAAAGGGGAAAAAGGGGCACGATGTTGTCAGCTTCCGTGCAAATATTAATGCTGCAGAAGTTGAATCTTTTCTCCTGAGTCTCTATGTAAACAGCTTGTATGGAGGTGTTCCGCAAACTGTAAGGATATACGCATATAATGCCGACGGGGTGACTGTGCAGACTTCCCAAACGCTCACCGTTACCCTTTACACAGGATGGAATGATATTGACGCTACTCCGCTTCTTCATTTGATGGACGGGTTCGGGTTTGTGAAGTTCCGGATAGTTGCCCCTCAAAACTGGGTTGATGTGTCCGAAGCATGGATCACTGCAGAATCGGCTGTGGGACTGGATGAGTGGGAAATTTCTGTTAATCTCCCGCATATGGATTTCGGTTCCATAGATACGGGCGGGTATGCATGGGCAGCGCTTACTGTATCAAATACAGGCAAAGGAGATCTGAAGATAGGGACAATATCAATTCAGGGGGAACATTTCCGGATCATCTCCGACGAATGTTCCGGCAGGACAATTTCTGATGCAACATCCTGTAACATCATAGTTGACTTTCTCCCGCAGAAAGAAGGCATGTTTGATGCTGCCCTCACAATCCCTTCCAATGACAGAGACGCTCCACGTTTGTCCGTAAGGCTGACCGGTACTGCCCTGCCACCTGTTGCCATTGCAGGAACGGTTACAGATGCACTCTCAGGATTGCCTCTCTCCGGCGTTTCAGTATCTGTAAGTGTTCCCCGTTCCATCAGCCCCAGCCCGGGAGATTACAAATACTCCGGGGGGAGCTTCAGTCCAGAACACTTGCCATCGGATAATAAGGATCTTCCCATACTGCTTAATCCATATACCAGAGATTACTCTAATGTTGTGGCATCTGACGATGAGATGAAAGGCACCATAGCAGGCAGTTGCAGTTGCGGTTCCTATGACAGCTGTTATACGATGAATCTCTTCAAGGTCAGAAATCCCCTGAATATATTTGATCACATAAAAGCCTCCTGGAATGGCGTCGCCGGATCGACCGCTGATGAGTCTTTCGGGCAAAGTTTTACTCCCGGCAGAAACGGCCTTCTGACAAAAGTCAGCTTGTTACTCAGCAGATGGCCCAATGCCAATCCACTTGGCTATTTATCTGTCAACGTAAAGTCGTCCGTGGCAAATGAGGCGGAGCATGTACTGGCAACGAGCGAGCCTGTTCCTGCAAGTACCGTAATGCCACTCGTTGATAGTAGTGCTTATTCCTGGATAGATTTTAATTTCCCCGATCCCGCAGCGCTTACAAGCGGGAAGACGTATTACCTGGAAATTTTCAAGCCATACAACGACAGTAATTTAGTAGTGGGCTCATCAGGGTTCGATCATTATACGGGAGGGAAGGGATATGTTCGTTATGCGGGAAGATGGCTAGAAAATTCTCCTTATCCATATGCTCCGGATCACTTTGATTTGGCCTTCAGGACATATATAGATAACAGGATTGACCAAACGCAAGAGCGCTATGCTGACAATTATCTCTATACCAACACGAACGGCGTGCGCGGGGAATCTGTCTACATGGATGTTTTCAACACCAAATCAGGTTTGTGGGAAAGACTGGACAGCAATAATGGGGGATACTATGATTTTTACCTAACTGCCCATGTACAGGAGAATCCTCATGAATACTACGATGAGAACGGGTTTGTCTCTTTCCGTATTTACAGCAGAGCAGAATCTGTATGTTATCTATATCTTACTACCGACGTATTTAAACTGAATTTTTTGGATTTTCAGCATGCTGTTTCGGATTCCCGCGGTGCATTCAATTTGCCGACCATTATTTCTGGAAATTATACGGCGGTTTTTGATATGCCCGGTTATGAGACAAAAACGTTAACCGGCACACTCATGTCCGGTCAAAAGCTGACTCTTGATGTACAATTAACCCCATTAGTAAGAACAGCTTTGACTGGCAACGTTACTGATTATTCAACAGGTCTTCCTTTATCTGAGGTTTTAGTAACAGTAACGGATTCCCTTAGTTCCCATTCAACCACGACGGATTTAAATGGAAACTTTATTGATATGAATATCTCTCCCGGTATTTTTACTGTCACATTCGAAAAATCAGGGTTTCTGCGACAGGAAGTGAGCGGAACCCTGACATTCGGTGAGACCCAAATGCTCAATATTTCCTTACCTCCACTCCCTCCTCTGGTGGTAACAATAGCCTCACCCCCTCACGGTGCGATAGTTGATTCCTCCTGGTTAACTGTTAGCGGTACCGTGTCCAGTAATGCGAATGTTTCAGTAAACGGGATACCAGTACCTGTATCGAACAATGCGTTTTCTGCGATAATCCCTCTGAAAGAAGGGGCAAATGCCATTACCGCGACAGCAGCAGATATATACGGCCAGACGGCAGCTCACAGTATCACCGTCACCCTGAGCGGACTGCTCGATGAGGAAGAGCTTTTTGCAAACCCCGCAGCATTGGATTTCGGCTCAGTAACAGTCGGTGCAGCGAGGACCCTCACACTTGCTCTGTCCAACATCGGCACTGCAAACCTTTCCATTAATCAAATTACCGCGTCTCCTCCGTTTATGGTCACCGATTATAATGCGTGCTCCTGGCAGATTCTTGCGCCTTCGACATCATGTTCTGTAAGGATAAAATTTGTGCCAACTGTTGAGGGATATTTTTCAGGTACTTTGCAAATACATTCAGGTGATGCAGACCGTCCAATAGTTACGATACGCCTGACCGGAACAGCAGATTTGTACCTGAGCGGGTATCTCTTGCCTGACACAGGTCAAACAGATTGTTTTGACAGCTCAGGGAATATCACAGAGTGTTCACCTGCCCTTGGACAGGACGGAGGTTATACGATCAACCCGCTTTCCTATGCCGAGGACAGCCCTGTGTCGGTTACCGACAGGAATACCGGTCTCACTTGGCAGAGAGAGGATGACGGCATACCACGATCCTGGACAGCTGCGGCGAATTACTGTGAGAATCTTTTACTGGACAGTTATGATGACTGGAGACTTCCGACGTACTTCGAACTTCTGACCATAGTCGATTACGGCAGGAATAATCCCTCCATAGATCTTCTGGCATTCCCCGGTACCAAGCCGTCTTGCTACTGGTCATCTGCTACCGATTTGGACAGAGCAAAGGCTATCAGTTTTGACTATGGTACGAGTGCTATTCTTGCTCAGTCATCTGTGAATAGTGTCCGGTGTGTTCGCGGTGCAGCTTTGCCGGATGGTTTTTTCTCCGATAATTTCAACGACACCTTAACGGATTGGGACACGGGATTTATGTGGACTGATGGGTATTTTTCTGCAAGAACCTGGAATCAGGCTCTTTATTGGTGCAATGTACTGGAGGTGGGCGGATATACCGACTGGAGATTGCCTGATATCAAGGAACTTTTATCGAAAAACTATACGGATTGTTACCTTGGCGATTGCGCTGCATGGTCGTCAACAACATTTCTCCAGCCGGATGCAGCAGGAGAATATACACAGGCGCTTGTCTACAACAATATAGATATTGTCCCCCTCGACAAATCGAATGCACATATTTTCCGGTGTGTCCGCGGAGGATGGGGAACCTTCAAAGGCATGGTGAATGGTACAGTTACCGATTCCATAACCGGACTTCCTGTATCCTCAGCAGAAGTCTCACTGACAGATGCTCTTGATATTACGCTGACAGCACGTACAGATGCAGATGGCAACTATTCAATAGCAGATGTGTCACCGGGAGAATTTACCGCAATGTTTTCCAAGACCGGGTATGCTTCTCAACGCATTTCAAATACTATTGCTTCAGGACAGGTTGTAGTAATGAATGCCTCCTTAGTCAAACAATTTGCCACGACTACAGTCGGGGATTATGGCAACATTACGGTTATCGAAATGACAGGAGACTACAGGGCAAAAAACCCTGATGGCTCTGTCAATGCCTTGCCAAGGCAGGAAATCGCAAAGGAATTTCTCAGGACACATCAGGATTCATATGACTTTCTTATACTCTTTTCGAATTTTGATTTCTCCATGCCGGATGCGGATGCAAAAGCATTTTATCTTGAGGTGAAAAATGACGTGCAAGGAATAGGAAAGCAGATTTTCGATAATTCGAAGCTTTTTGGAAGCAACAGCAGGCTTCAGGGAATGATTGATATGGGGAATATAGCCACTATTGCCGCAAACCCCGCTGACCCGAAGTTCGATGAAACTCTCTCTCTCCTTGCCCATGAACAGCTTCACAGATGGGGTGCGAAGGTAAAATTTAAAGATTCAGGCGGCGAGAACAGCACTGCCTTGCTTGGAAAAGAAGGCAGCCATTGGAGTTTCCTCCTTGATTCAGACGGATCTGTGATGTACGGCAATGACTGGAGGGACAACGGAGACGGCTCATTTTCCTCGGTTGCAGCAGCAACATACTACAGTCCGCTCGATCTTTATTTGATGGGAATGCTGGATAAATCAGATGTCCCACCGATGCTTCTGATCGGCAACCCTGGTATCGACCCTGCAAGAATGCCCGAGGTTGGAGCGGTGATTTCAGGTACCTCTCGATATATCACCATAGATGATATAATTGCCGCGGAAAGAGAAAGGATACCAGATGCATCAGTATCCCAAAAATCTTTCAGGACGGCTTTTATACTGATAACAAGGCCCGGGACATTCACCGGGAATGAACTGGCGGGGATAGAGAATATCAGGAATGCCTGGGCAGGGAGATTCGCAACACTGACCAACGGGAAAGGAAGCATTGAAGAGGTCGCGCCATCAATCAGCATATCCATAGCTTCTCCATCAGAAGGTGAAATGATCAGCAGACCCGAGGTAACAGTCAGAGGCACAATCATTAACAATACGGGAAAAGAGACAGGAGTGACAGTCAATGGAATGGTGGCAACCGTATATGGCAATCGGTTCATCGCCAACCATGTGCCGTTGACTGAAGGTTCAAATACTATAACGATCACGGCAATAGATACAGCAGGGAATACGGCAACAACCTCGATAATTGTGAATGCCGTTACTGCAGGTAATTATATAACAATGACATCCAACATAGAATCAGGAATTGCCCCGTTGGAAGTAGCATTAAGGATTGACGGGTCATTCAGTATTGACGAATCTAGTCTTAGTATAACCGGCCCTGTTCAGCCTGAGATCATATCCTCAAGTCCGGAGGAGTACACGGTTAAGATGATCAACGAAGGAATTTACTCCTTAACAGTAACTGCCATCGGCCCTGACGGATTATCCTATCAGGATACGATTGGAATTATAGTTCTCAACAGGACGCAAATGGATAGACTGCTGAAAGAGAAGTGGGAAGGGATGAGGGGGGCATTGGCAACTGGAAATATAAACGAAGCTGTAGTTAATTTTGATACAGATAGTCATTTGATTTACAAAGACCAATTTACAGCTTTGAGTCCGATACTTTCAGATATTGTAAATGAACTAAATACCGCCCAGGTTAATATGATTTCTACAGAAAATCGGATAGCGGAATACGAAATTGTAGTTTCGAGAGAAGGCACATCATTTTCAATTCAACTCAAATTTATCAAGTCCAATGATGGTTTATGGAAAATTTGGAATTTTTAA
- a CDS encoding GAF domain-containing protein, with protein sequence MNTPKYLTSRKYPRYDFTSPVEFDLLSRSGKKSYQGMSVNLSRTGMGLVSPLQVQNGQEIQIRSNLPAYSQRAIIRWSMNLNDVLCRAGAEFDHREVAEDQNIDAVLSLLKGLDTLKHMQPQMKLEHSLGGFLEKLQHSNTQLMKRNEELSAIHQLTRHINSSLSVDEVIAFALTEIMEIIAPDITFFYLRQDNLLVLKDSRQVSMTNSLELPKTKNIGECLCGLAAREGTPYYSRNIHIDPLCTLDECKQAGIRSFAALPLRKGEQVLGVLSLASFQERDFGRRRAFLEILAGHIALALQNAFLYKQIQGHAENLETHLAERKKTEEALKQSRTEILEKVRELESFYDMAVGRELRMIELKEQMEELKEELKRARRTGS encoded by the coding sequence ATGAACACACCCAAATACCTGACTTCAAGGAAGTATCCGCGGTATGATTTTACTTCTCCGGTAGAGTTTGATCTTCTGTCCCGGAGCGGCAAAAAAAGCTATCAGGGCATGTCCGTAAATCTCAGCAGAACTGGCATGGGCCTTGTCTCCCCTCTGCAGGTACAGAACGGGCAGGAAATACAGATCAGAAGCAATCTGCCCGCATATAGTCAGCGTGCGATCATCCGGTGGTCGATGAATCTCAATGATGTTCTGTGCAGAGCCGGAGCAGAGTTTGATCACCGGGAAGTAGCTGAAGACCAGAATATCGATGCGGTATTGTCATTGCTGAAAGGGCTTGATACGCTGAAGCACATGCAGCCGCAGATGAAACTCGAACATTCGCTGGGAGGATTTCTGGAAAAGCTGCAGCACAGCAACACCCAGCTCATGAAGAGAAATGAAGAATTGTCGGCAATACACCAGCTTACCCGGCATATCAACAGCAGCCTTTCTGTTGATGAGGTGATAGCCTTCGCCCTCACCGAAATCATGGAAATCATTGCACCGGATATCACCTTTTTTTATTTGCGGCAAGACAACTTACTTGTATTGAAAGATTCCCGGCAGGTATCGATGACGAACAGCCTGGAACTGCCAAAGACAAAAAATATCGGGGAGTGCCTTTGCGGTCTGGCAGCCAGGGAAGGAACGCCATATTATTCAAGGAATATCCATATAGATCCCCTGTGCACACTGGATGAATGTAAACAAGCGGGTATCCGCTCGTTTGCTGCGTTGCCGTTGCGTAAAGGAGAGCAGGTTCTGGGGGTGTTATCGTTAGCTTCTTTTCAGGAACGCGATTTCGGCAGGAGAAGGGCCTTTCTCGAAATCCTTGCCGGTCATATTGCGTTAGCCCTCCAGAACGCCTTTTTGTATAAACAAATACAGGGGCATGCGGAAAACCTGGAGACACACCTGGCGGAACGGAAAAAAACTGAGGAAGCGCTGAAACAGAGCCGGACGGAAATCCTGGAAAAAGTAAGAGAGCTTGAGAGTTTTTATGATATGGCGGTTGGCAGGGAACTCAGGATGATTGAGCTGAAGGAACAGATGGAGGAATTGAAGGAGGAGCTGAAGAGAGCGAGAAGAACGGGCAGCTAA
- the lnt gene encoding apolipoprotein N-acyltransferase, translating into MLSKVIVENLIKYGPACISGALLAVCFPSVDLYMIAWIAFIPFLLSLYDKNPKEAFKTGFLLGVPYFFGTLYWIYHSINHYGGVSLIASIALVILLCLYLSLFTGLFGLLFSVAIRQTRLPALLIAPAFWVVLEFLRSYIFTGFPWSSIGYSQYKFLSIIQIADITGVYGISFLVVAVNGALADLFFIKRRTKDMPLFPMSYTVVGFAALLLFVISTVIYGQIRLREDRPGSAFRASIIQGNIEQDKKWEPAYQDAVIETYKDLSRQASSSSPSIMVWPETAVPFFFGSDKEYTRGLVDFHTQLNTQLLFGSVLVKDKKNGVYRLSNSAVLLDTTGTVSYTYDKIHLVPFGEYVPMQKILFFLNKLVVGIGDYARGDRYVRAEAPFGEFATVICYEIIFPGLVRKFYSNGGDFLVNITNDAWFGRTTGPYQHFSMAVLRAIENRKPVIRAANTGISGFIDSNGRILKKTGIFERGILTADLKTDSTRSFYSKYGDLFTYVWIVFSIILLVNLLSRTKSI; encoded by the coding sequence ATGCTAAGCAAGGTCATAGTAGAAAATTTGATCAAATATGGTCCCGCCTGTATTTCCGGGGCCCTCCTGGCGGTCTGCTTTCCGTCCGTTGATTTGTACATGATCGCCTGGATTGCATTCATTCCTTTTTTATTGTCCCTCTATGACAAAAACCCGAAAGAGGCGTTCAAAACCGGTTTTCTCCTGGGAGTACCGTATTTCTTCGGAACGCTGTACTGGATATACCATTCAATCAACCACTATGGGGGGGTGTCATTAATCGCAAGTATTGCGCTGGTCATCCTTCTCTGCCTGTATCTCAGTCTCTTTACAGGGCTGTTCGGCCTTTTATTCTCGGTTGCCATCAGGCAAACGAGACTTCCTGCCCTTCTTATCGCCCCTGCCTTTTGGGTTGTCCTTGAGTTTTTGCGTTCCTATATATTTACCGGTTTTCCGTGGTCAAGCATCGGCTATTCCCAGTATAAATTCCTGTCCATTATCCAGATTGCAGACATCACCGGTGTCTACGGGATATCGTTTCTCGTGGTTGCGGTGAACGGAGCTCTCGCTGATTTGTTTTTTATCAAAAGACGTACGAAGGACATGCCCTTATTTCCCATGTCGTATACTGTAGTCGGCTTTGCCGCTCTTTTGCTCTTCGTCATATCAACCGTGATATACGGACAGATACGCCTCCGCGAAGACAGGCCCGGCAGTGCGTTCAGGGCGAGCATTATTCAGGGAAACATCGAACAGGACAAAAAATGGGAGCCGGCATATCAGGATGCGGTCATAGAAACGTACAAGGATCTCTCCCGGCAGGCGTCCTCATCGTCTCCCTCAATTATGGTCTGGCCTGAAACGGCTGTGCCGTTCTTTTTCGGATCGGATAAGGAGTATACCAGAGGACTTGTGGATTTTCACACCCAGCTGAACACCCAGCTGCTTTTCGGGAGTGTGCTGGTGAAGGACAAGAAAAATGGTGTATATCGTCTCTCAAACAGCGCGGTTCTGCTGGATACTACTGGAACGGTGTCGTATACCTATGATAAAATACACCTTGTCCCGTTTGGCGAATATGTCCCCATGCAGAAGATACTCTTCTTCCTGAACAAGCTTGTTGTCGGTATCGGGGACTATGCACGCGGTGACCGTTATGTCAGGGCTGAAGCGCCTTTTGGAGAATTCGCCACCGTTATATGCTATGAGATTATATTTCCCGGGCTGGTAAGAAAATTCTATTCCAACGGCGGGGATTTTTTGGTAAACATTACCAATGACGCTTGGTTTGGCAGGACTACGGGTCCCTACCAGCATTTCAGCATGGCGGTGCTCAGGGCAATAGAAAACAGAAAACCGGTTATACGGGCTGCAAATACCGGTATCTCGGGATTTATTGACAGCAATGGAAGGATACTCAAAAAAACAGGCATTTTTGAACGTGGAATCCTCACCGCGGATCTGAAAACC
- a CDS encoding transglycosylase SLT domain-containing protein, with protein sequence MMRLIVSLHCIIFLFLSPLYASENKQDSLADRTVISVIPEENPRNGPHVISDFSSNEVALQAVQKNLNLFSDKIRERFSIWLSRSGRYLDMMKEILKNNNVPEEMAFIPLIESGFNPHAYSPAKAAGYWQFIASTAKRYGLQIDWWKDERRDPVKSTTAAANYLKDLYEMFGSWNLAMAAYNAGEGKIMKALNKSNSDNYWSLLSTRYIKNETKDYVPRFIAASLIGYSPENYGFENFEFHPPLNYDTVILESPVDLEVIAECAEVSVEVIKELNPELKRWCTPPDIPQYTLRIPEGSQDIFLANLSQLPGDQRFTVDIYTVRKGDTFDKISGKTGIPVQVILDLNDMEKIMPLKEGTKIYLPPKGKFVPDKEDRKIIRKASHKQKKAVAKNKKSGKGKVKKISYKTDKKEHKSKSRKI encoded by the coding sequence ATGATGAGACTGATAGTCAGCCTGCACTGTATCATTTTTTTATTCCTTTCTCCACTTTATGCATCAGAGAATAAACAGGATTCTCTGGCAGACCGGACGGTTATTTCTGTGATTCCTGAAGAAAATCCCCGGAACGGGCCCCATGTCATATCAGATTTCAGTTCGAATGAGGTTGCCCTGCAGGCTGTGCAGAAAAACCTGAACCTGTTTTCCGATAAAATACGGGAGCGTTTCTCGATCTGGCTCAGCAGGTCAGGCAGATATCTCGACATGATGAAGGAGATTCTGAAAAACAACAATGTCCCTGAAGAGATGGCATTTATTCCCCTTATCGAGAGCGGATTCAACCCGCATGCCTATTCTCCGGCAAAAGCTGCAGGATACTGGCAGTTTATTGCCTCAACGGCAAAAAGATACGGGCTGCAGATAGACTGGTGGAAGGATGAGAGAAGGGATCCGGTGAAGTCAACGACTGCGGCAGCGAATTATCTTAAAGACCTTTACGAGATGTTCGGGTCCTGGAATCTTGCGATGGCGGCATACAATGCCGGCGAAGGCAAGATCATGAAGGCGCTGAACAAGAGCAATTCGGACAATTACTGGTCTCTGCTGAGCACACGCTATATCAAGAACGAAACCAAGGATTATGTGCCGAGATTCATTGCTGCAAGCCTGATAGGTTACAGCCCGGAAAATTACGGCTTTGAAAACTTTGAATTCCATCCGCCCCTGAATTACGATACCGTGATACTGGAGTCGCCGGTTGACCTTGAGGTAATCGCTGAATGTGCAGAGGTTTCTGTGGAGGTGATAAAGGAGCTGAACCCTGAGCTGAAGCGGTGGTGCACGCCTCCTGACATTCCGCAGTATACCCTGAGGATACCGGAAGGCAGCCAGGATATCTTCCTTGCGAACCTCTCGCAGCTGCCTGGAGACCAGAGATTTACCGTTGATATATACACCGTCCGGAAAGGGGATACTTTTGATAAGATCTCGGGGAAGACCGGCATTCCGGTGCAGGTTATCCTTGACCTGAATGACATGGAAAAGATCATGCCCCTTAAGGAAGGAACAAAAATCTATCTTCCTCCGAAAGGCAAGTTTGTGCCGGACAAGGAGGACCGGAAGATAATAAGAAAAGCCTCCCATAAACAGAAAAAGGCTGTCGCAAAGAATAAGAAATCAGGGAAGGGCAAAGTCAAGAAGATTTCTTATAAGACAGACAAAAAAGAGCACAAGAGCAAGTCCAGAAAGATTTAA